In Candidatus Cloacimonas sp., the sequence TTATACGATATAATAGAAGAAAGATTAGTCCAAAGCGAATTTATGCAAGGGTTGCTAAAGCTTCCCTTGAAGGACAGGTCTATCCAAATTTATCACCTCAATCCAAGTGCGCGGGCTTTGGTTGCGGCTCATTTATGGAAACATACCGGTAAAAATGTAATCGTTATTTCTCAGGATGATATTATCGCTGAAGATATTTGGGATGATCTTTGCATTTTAGTTGGCAAGGAAAACTCTCACTATTTGCCCGATTATGAAATATTGCCTTACGAAGAGCGTTCTCCGCATTACAGCATTCGGGCAACGCGGATGGAAACTATGCTTTCCACTTTAGCTAATAATGAAAGTGCTATGTATTCACTTTCCATAAGAGCTTTGGGGCGTTTTTTACCTGCGCGGGAACTGCTTTCTGACCATATTTTGCATTTAAAACAGGGTATGGAAATAAGTCCCGAGACCTTAATCCATAATTTATACGATTTGGGTTATGAAATTCAATATCAGGTTAGCAAGGTCTTTCAAGCAGCCAAAAGAGGTGGTATAATAGATGTTTTCTCTCCCCCACTTACAAATCCTGTGCGCCTGGAATTTTGGGGGGATGAAATTATTGGAATGCGGGTTTTCTCGCTTGCCACACAACGCAGTTTGGAAGAGTATGTAACCGAGCTGACAATTCTGCCTGCCCGTGAACTTGCAGTTAGCGATATTGACAGTGGTTCACCTATTATTGCTAAAATTCGGGAACAGGGTTTTTTTGAAGGTATAGAAAATTATTATGCCTTGCTGTGTAATAAACTACAGACCTTTGCAGATTACTTTGATAATGACAACCGCATTCTGGTGTGGAATAATTATTATTACCTGCGGGAAGAGTATGAAAATCTTTTTGAACAGGCAATAACAACCTGGAAAAAAGAAGCAAAAATTAAAGGAAGGGGACGCGTTCCCCGTCCGGAAAAGATGTTTGCGGATTTGGATACTCTGGTTGAGATTAAAAGTGCAGGTGAAAATATCTACCTTTCACAAAGCGAATTTGAGCTTTCTTTTCCCGTTTTAAATATTCGTGCTCCTTTTATTAGCCAACCCGAATTTGAATCCGATTTGAATTTGCTGGCGGAAACGCTGCTTACCAAAAGCAACGAGAGCTGGCAGAATACTTTGCTATTTGATAATCTAAGCCAGGCAAAGCGACTGCAGGAAAGCATTGGCAGCATTCCTTTCAACCAATTTATCGGGGTTTTGCATAGCGGTTTTTCCATTGAGGACTGCTCTTTGAATTTATGGACTGACCACGAGATTTTTAACCGCTATAAACGCAAGCGTTATGCTCCTCGTTATGCTCCAGGAGAAACCATCGTTGATTATGAAGACCTGAAACCGGGTGATTATGTTGTCCATATTGATCATGGCATTGGGGTTTTTGAAGGACTGCAAATAATCCGTTTGGACGGTTCTGAAGTTGAATGCCTGGTTTTGCGTTATGCCAATGACGATCGGGTTTATGTTCCTACTTATCAGCTTTCCCTGGTAACTAAATATGTAGCGGAAGAAAGTGCCAAACCGGTATTGAACAAGCTTGGCAGCTCTAAATGGAATAAGACCAGACAGAGAGCTGCACAACAAATTGAACTTATTGCTGCGGATATAGTTAAGCTCTATGCACAGCGTAGTTCACGCATTGGAATTGCCCATCAATCGGATAGCGAATGGCAAAAGGAATTGGAGGAATCCTTCATTTATGAGGATACCCCCGATCAAAGCAAAGCCACTAAAGAAATTAAAGAAGATATGGAACTTCCGGTACCGATGGAACGTTTACTGTGCGGCGATGTTGGCTTCGGAAAAACCGAAGTTGCCATCCGGGCTGCCTTTAAAGCTGTTTGCAGTGGCTATCAGGTTGCTGTTTTAGCACCTACAACTTTATTGGTGGAACAGCACTATCGGGTTTTTAGAGAACGCCTGGCTCAGTATCCGGTAAAAATAGCTATGTTCAGCCGTTTTCGCAAAAACAGCGCTATGCAAAAAGACATTTTAGGGCTGAAAAGCGGCTCTATTGATATCGCTATCGGAACTCATCGTCTGCTTTCCAAAGATGTTCAGTTCCAGAAATTGGGGCTGTTAATTATTGATGAAGAACACCGTTTCGGAGTGCGCCACAAAGAAAAACTAAGAGCGATGCAAAGCAATGTGGATACCCTTTATATGAGCGCTACTCCTATTCCGCGAACATTGAATATGGCACTCTCCAAACTGAAAGAAATTTCCCTGATGCAGACCTCGCCTAAAGAAAGATTACCGGTTAGAACTATTATAACTCCCCGAAATATGGATGTTATTAAAGATGCCGTGAGAAGAGAAATTGACCGAGGAGGACAGGTCTTTTTTATTCATAATCGGGTGCAAACCATTGAAACCGTGGCAACCGAATTACGCAATGCAATGCCTGCAGTTCGTTTTATCGTTGGGCATGCACAAATGGCTGAACACCAATTGGAACAAGTGATGACCGCCTTTTTGGCTAAGGAATATCAAGTGCTTATTTCCACAACTATCATTGAAAACGGAATTGATATCCCCAATGCCAATACCATTTTAATAGATAATGCCGATACCTTTGGTTTGGCACAATTATACCAAATGCGAGGCAGAGTAGGAAGAAGCAATAGACGAGCTTATGCCTATCTGCTTATTTCCAAAGGAACTACTACAGTTGCCCGCAAGCGATTGGAAGCATTAACGCAATACGATTATTTGGGAGCCGGCTTTCAAGTTGCCTTAAGAGACCTGGAATTAAGAGGTGCGGGAACAGTTTTGGGAACCAAACAAAGCGGAATTATTCAGGCAATTGGCTTTAACTATTACAACCGCATTTTAGGGAATGCCATTCAAGCAGTGGAAAAGGGTGAAACAACTAACCTGTTTAACGATGAAACCACGGAAACAAGAAGAAAAGTGAGAACTGAAATAGACCTTTATTTTCCCCCCGGTTATATTGACGATGATGAAGAACGCCTGCGTATTTATAAACGCCTGAGTGAATTGGAGACCTTGGCAGATATAGACGAAATGGAAGTGGAACTTTTAGACCGCTTCGGTAAAATGCCGGAACAGGCAAGATGGTTACTAAACTATTTCAAACTTAGCCAGTTAGCCAATAATATAGCCCTCCAGGATTGCCAGGTTAAAAATAATAGCTTAATTATGGAATTTGAAGCGAGTAATTTACCTGCCAAAGAACGGCTGTTGCATTTTACCGCTAAAATACCTCAGCCAATTCGTTTTGAAGCAGGAAAAAACCTGAAAATTATTGTTACTTTAGACCCTGAGGCAAGCTATCTGCAACAATTTGAGACGGGGATAGAGATCCTGAAAAAATGGTAACCGCTGAGAGGAGTATTTTACCACTGAGAACACTGAGGACACTGAGAGTTTATTTTACAATGAGGAAAAGAGATTTACTTTAGCCACCGAGAACACCGAAAGCACCGAGAGTTTATTTTACCACTGAGAACACTGAGAACACTGAGAAAATTGATGTCATTGAGATAATTTGTATGACCAAAATCCTCTTTTCCTCTTTTTCTCTTTGTTCAATCCAATTTTTTTCCTCTTTTTCTCTTTTTCACTTTGTTCAACCCAATTTTTTTCTCTTTTTCTCTTTTTCTCTTTGTAAAATAAACTCTCAGTGTTCTCAGTGTTCTCAGTGTCCTCAGTGTTTTTCAGTGTTTTCGGTGGTCTCGGTGGCTAAAATGTTCCTCTTTGTAAAAATAATCACGCATTGTTCTCCGCGTAAAAACAAAAATCCTTGACAATGCAGGCATTATCAAAATAATGACTTTACATAGATAAATACATATAGAATTAAGGAGATAGATAGAAAATGAAACGCACTTACCAGCCCTCAAACAGATCACGCAAAAAC encodes:
- the mfd gene encoding transcription-repair coupling factor codes for the protein MLYDIIEERLVQSEFMQGLLKLPLKDRSIQIYHLNPSARALVAAHLWKHTGKNVIVISQDDIIAEDIWDDLCILVGKENSHYLPDYEILPYEERSPHYSIRATRMETMLSTLANNESAMYSLSIRALGRFLPARELLSDHILHLKQGMEISPETLIHNLYDLGYEIQYQVSKVFQAAKRGGIIDVFSPPLTNPVRLEFWGDEIIGMRVFSLATQRSLEEYVTELTILPARELAVSDIDSGSPIIAKIREQGFFEGIENYYALLCNKLQTFADYFDNDNRILVWNNYYYLREEYENLFEQAITTWKKEAKIKGRGRVPRPEKMFADLDTLVEIKSAGENIYLSQSEFELSFPVLNIRAPFISQPEFESDLNLLAETLLTKSNESWQNTLLFDNLSQAKRLQESIGSIPFNQFIGVLHSGFSIEDCSLNLWTDHEIFNRYKRKRYAPRYAPGETIVDYEDLKPGDYVVHIDHGIGVFEGLQIIRLDGSEVECLVLRYANDDRVYVPTYQLSLVTKYVAEESAKPVLNKLGSSKWNKTRQRAAQQIELIAADIVKLYAQRSSRIGIAHQSDSEWQKELEESFIYEDTPDQSKATKEIKEDMELPVPMERLLCGDVGFGKTEVAIRAAFKAVCSGYQVAVLAPTTLLVEQHYRVFRERLAQYPVKIAMFSRFRKNSAMQKDILGLKSGSIDIAIGTHRLLSKDVQFQKLGLLIIDEEHRFGVRHKEKLRAMQSNVDTLYMSATPIPRTLNMALSKLKEISLMQTSPKERLPVRTIITPRNMDVIKDAVRREIDRGGQVFFIHNRVQTIETVATELRNAMPAVRFIVGHAQMAEHQLEQVMTAFLAKEYQVLISTTIIENGIDIPNANTILIDNADTFGLAQLYQMRGRVGRSNRRAYAYLLISKGTTTVARKRLEALTQYDYLGAGFQVALRDLELRGAGTVLGTKQSGIIQAIGFNYYNRILGNAIQAVEKGETTNLFNDETTETRRKVRTEIDLYFPPGYIDDDEERLRIYKRLSELETLADIDEMEVELLDRFGKMPEQARWLLNYFKLSQLANNIALQDCQVKNNSLIMEFEASNLPAKERLLHFTAKIPQPIRFEAGKNLKIIVTLDPEASYLQQFETGIEILKKW